GATGATTTTCGTTATATTCCCCCTCGCGAGGAAATTCGCACTGATGATAACCCCGAGTATCGGGAAATGCTAGAGGAAGTTTTTGATCAACATCATAGTCATGGGAGAAGTGGTAATCCTGAAAACTTTATTGCCGCCCAAATTCTCTGGGATGAAACTATGGCAGAAAAGGTAGCAGAGTCTTATCAAGATAATCCTGAACAACAAATTTTAGTGATTGCAGGTCAAGGACATATTATCTATGGTCATGGGATTCCCAACCGTGTTGAAAGGCGATTAGAGGATATTCCATTTACGCAGCGATCTGTTGTTTTTGTGGAATCTGATACTGAAACAGAGGATGCACTGGCTGACTATTTATGGCATCATTAATTTTGTTCATTTAGCCCCTACTATTATGACGCTTATTACTCCAGAAGAGGTTACTCATAAAATTGAATTAAGACAATCCTTGGCTTATGCTGAGTTAAGTAATATTAATCTTGAAGGTACACAACTCAGTGGCGGACAGTTTTTTAGTGCTTACTTACGAACCGCCAATTTAGCGAAGGCTCGCTGTCAAGGAACAGATTTTAGTCGTGCTGTTTTAATTCGGGCTAATCTGTCTCAAGGGAGTTTTAATGCGGCAAATTTTAGCAAGGCGAGTTTAATTCAAGCAAACTGCGAAGGGGCAATTTTTCGGGAAGCTCTGTTTTTAAAAGCGCAATTAGCAGGAACTAATTTTACAGGCGTAGAAGGATCATGTGCTGATTTTACTGAGGCGAATTTAGAAGAAGCAAAGGGACAACAAATCAATTTTACACAAGCTAATTTCCAAAAAGCTAATCTTGTGAAAACTCAATTCCAAGAAAGTAATTTTACGCAAATTATTTTAAGACAAGCGAGTTGTATTAATATTAATTGGTCAGGGATTATTTTGCCTGATAGTAATTTGCAAGGAACTGACTTTACTGGGGGAAAATTGGAAAAGCTTAATTTTGAAAATTCTAGTTTAGTTACGGCAAGTTTTGCTAAAGCACAATTAAGGGACTTGCAAGAAAAAAGAATACCCATCAGAACGAACCAACAGTAACTGACCATTTGGGCAGAGATTCTGAAGGATACCAATCAACCCGATAGTCTGCTAAAGACTCAGGGTCAACTTTGACACCAGTTTGATAAAGCTTAGTGACATGGTGAACCACAGGCTGAGAACCTTTCCAACTCATCTTACTTGCCCATCTCAGAGCCGTGTCAATAGAGTCCAGAATCGCTCCGTTCCAGAATTGTTCAAGGGCAGCCCAACAACGCTCAATGGGATTGTATTTACTATGATAGGGAGGATAGTAAATTAAGCGAATCTGGAGCTGGTAATGACGAGAAAATTCTACAATCCTTTTGATGAACTGAGTGCGATTGGAACGGGTAGCACTGCCGCCATCCAAGTTAATGGCTAAGGTGTTAACCTCGGGAAAGTTTCCTTGATTGCTTTTCCACCAGTGCTCTAGACAATCAACAATGAAATCTGAGGTTTCAGGGGACTCACTCATGTAAAGAGCTAAGTTGTCTGTACGGAGGTTAAGAATCCCAAAGGGAAGTAGAGTCGTGTGCCATTGAGTATCATGGTCATCGGCTTGAGGGGGAGCTTGGCGACGGTCTTTCCCACCCCGTGAGAGGTTTCCTAGTTTGACTTTGGCTTTCGAGTCAATTGAGATGCGTAAGACGGTTGGGTCATCATCGGCCGCTTGATTAGCTGTTGCCACTTGTTCAAAAATAGCATCAGTTTCAGGGATTTTCTTCAATGGCTTGGTTTTTAAGGTTTTTTTAAACGGTAGCCGAGGCGATTTAACATTGCTCCAATTGTTTGTCGGGTTGGTAATTGTTCATCGCTGTATCCTTTTTCCCTAATCAGAGCATTTCTCACCGCTTGAGCACTCATGCGGCTATACTGAAATGTGGTTTGGAATTTTGGGTCGGCTTGAGATTGTTCCTCTACTAGGTCGCGAATCTCCTTTCCTAAATTGGGCAAGTTTTCTTCGCTTTTTTTCCGACCCCGCTCCTGATACTTGTCCTGATAGGAGATTCCCCTTTCCAGATGGTCAAGACCTCTTTGAACACACACTCTCCCCCAACCCATTTGCCTTTCTGTCCGACGGGCTGAACCTTGAAAGTAGTCAAGGCACACCTGAGCGACAAACACTCGTTTTTTCTCTCCTGTTAATTTTCTCGCTGCATCTTTAAGAGTTCTTTTGAACTGTTCGTTTAACTCTTGCATCCTCTTTTTACCAATATCATCTCTTCTAGTTTCCTGGGTAATTCATTTTTTCGCAAGTCCCTAACTCGCATTGAATGTCGTCAAACAGAGTTAGAGGAAGCTACTTTTCAGCAAGCCCAGTTATCAGATGTTGATTTTACTAATTCATCTCTATTTGGGGCTAATTTTGAAGGGGCAACTTTATCTAAAGTTAATTTAACAGGGGTAAATTTAGAAGGGGCAAATTTAGAAAATACAGTTTGGCATGGTGCGACATTTTCCAATACTTCTGTGGCTAATGCTGTTTTTAGTAAGGCTCAAGGACTGACAGCAGACCAAAAAAGATACTTAAAAGAGAATGGGGCTTTAAATGTGCCTTAAGATCTTGAAAGAGATAAAAACACATCTTTCAAAATTGGCTTCGGTACTTTCCCCGTAAAGGTTTCTGCTACGGTTTGATTCTCGCTTAAAAAGACCAAGTGAGGAACACCTGTTACTTGATAAGTTTTCATCGGCTTACTTGCTTGGGGTTTGTCAATATTAAGCATGACAAAATTGACATTGGGATATTGTTGATGCAATTTAAAAAGAGTAGGCGCGATCGCGCGACAAGTGCTACACCAATCAGCATAAAATTCAACCACAGTGGGCTTAGAATTAGTTAAGGCTTCTTCATAAGAAATTGTCTCCTCTGCCATTTCCTGTAAGGTGACAAATCCTTTTAATGCTGAAGGGGATTCTGTTTCCGTTTGCCAAAAATTGAAAATCCCGAAACTAAAGATAATTAAAGATAAAAAAACACTATAAGCACGCATGATTTATTGATAATAATACGCCAAAAAAATATGAAACCCAAGCATCACAATAAAAGCACTAACTAAAAAGATATGAGTTGATAACCAAACTGCCCGTAAATTGCGAATTAAAGCTCCTTTTTGTACCCCTTGACCCCCAATAAAAGGTAATAACTTAAAATACCGTTTTGATGATTCAACCACCCCTGTTTCCGCTACAACTCCCACTAAAGCTGATAAACTCACGCCAAAAAAGACCCATAAAAAAGCTGCATTAAAATTTAATCCTCTCACACCTACTGTATGGACTGCTGTGACTGCTACTAAAGCAACTCCCATAAAAATATGTAAAACTCGCCAAAACTGCATTGATCCCGGTAAAACAATTTTAATTTTCCAACCGCGACCGCGTTTTCTTAAAGTTAAAACCATTTCTAAAACAACAAAGAATAACGCCACATATCCAGTGATTTGCTTATAAACATTTCCTTGTAAAAATAAATACCAATTAAAACTCTCTTCTCGCAAGATTGGCATATACAGTGGACTAAACCTCAAGGGGTGACGACTGGCTTAAGCCCCTTGCTGTATAAGTTCCATAGCTCTTAACCCTTTCTGATAAAAGGGAAACTTATTGCGATTAAGACTCATCAATTCTTCTACCCAATTTTTGACAAAAATCTGAGTGATGATCCAAGTTTGACCATATAAGCCGATTAAGAAATTACTATTTTTCGTCATTTTTTGCTTCACTGTTCTCAGACGACCGAGATATTCTTGTTGACCTTTGAACCGAATGGATTGCCCCTTTAAACTGGAGACCGTGTACGCGATTGCGCACAACAAAACCAAATTACTTAGTCTTTTTACTGAAGCCTTAGAGCCTTCTAAATTATAACCTCCGATCTTACAATCCTTAAACATGGCTTCGATTCCCATACGCTTTTGATAAGCTTTGATTGCCGAGTCGAGATCGGGAAGATTAGTCAGAAGATACCAAGGCTCTTTTTCGACACTTCCTCGGTATTTCTTTTTCCATTTAACGGCAACAGAAAATTGACCGAATCCGTTTTTACCCACTTTTATATTAGGAAAGAAATGAGAGTCTCCTGGTTGAAAGTCGAAGCAACTAAGAGATTGACAATCTTTTCCTTTGACTTGAATGTTTCGGTCTTTTTTCTGACGCAGAACAAAGCCCACTTTCTCTCTCCGTAACCATTTAGCCAGCTCGATGCTATGAAATTCACGGTCTCCTAAAATGATTAATCGATAACCTCTCAGAAGTTTCAAAATCGGTTTGAGTAAAGCTTTTTGTTCTTTTAAATTACTGGCTCCTTTCTTTGATAAAAATTGCCAATAAATGGGAAGAGCTCGTTTCTGATGAATGAAGGCGACAACAAACAAGTTTTTATCTTGCCACTGCGTTCTGTCTAAAGCTAAGTAAAGAGGTTGATTACTTGGGTGAATGAGTTTAATAATTTCTTTAATGATTGGAAACCAAATTAGGGCCATGGACAGGGAAGGAAGCACTAGAAATCTTTGAAGACGACGGCGACGACTTTCATACTTAATCGGTAAAGGATAGTACGCAGCTAGTTTTTCGATTTTCACATTTTTATGAACTTGTAACAGCCATACCCAGATTTCTAGGCTTAATAATTGGGCACGAGTGAGTCGATTAGCAAGGTGATTGCGATATAATTTTGGTAGCATTTTTTAAGTTCATTTTGGTTTCTGCGATCGCACAGTTAGCGCGATCGCGTAGCCTGATCTTTTTATTATAAAAGACTCTCTACGTCAGCGCTTGAGGCGATTACAACACGATTGTCACCCCGTGAGGGACTAAACACAAAAGGAGTCAGTAGCAACGCTGAGAGTAAGGTTAAGAAAATTAGGGTTGAGAACTTGGGTTTCATAACTCACCAAATAACTGAGTCTTTAACTAGAAAAAGGGAAAGGAAATAATCCTTCCCCATAGCACTAAAACTAACCTTCATCAATGGGAAGATTAATGACAACACCTCCCATAAGAAGCAATTGTCGCACCATTAAAAAATGTGAAGAAAGGAAACTCCCCCTAGATAACGTGACGAGAGGAGCTAACTAGGCTAAAGTGTTGCTAGACTTACACCTGAATCTGAAAAGATATCGTTATGGCAAATCCGCTGATCAAACGATTGCGCCGTCAGTTCCAAAAGAAGAAACCTGCAAAATCTGTAAAAATAGGTTCGCGCAGTCGTCGTCTCAATCGCTGGTTTATGTGGCTTGCCCCAGGCATTTTTATCAAACGCTGGTTATTTATCAGCATTTTAGGCGTGCTATTAACCAGTCTCGGACTCGCGATATGGGCGCAATTAACTCCCATTTTCTTTTTCATTGAGCTCATATCAGGTTTTTTAGAAACCATTGCCACATTTGTTCCTAGTTATATTTCTGGCCCGATCGCGCTTTTGTTAGGATTATTCTTAATCTTTTGGGGACAATCTCGCACCGTGGGTTCTATTTCAGAAGTGCTGAACCCTGATCAAGATAAAGAACTCATTGATGTTCTCACCACCCATCGTAAATTAGTTAAAGGTCCCAAAATTGTTGCTATTGGAGGCGGCACTGGACTTTCTACGCTCTTGCGAGGCATTAAAACCTACAGCGCGAATATTTCTGCTATTGTCACTGTGGCTGATGATGGCGGCTCTTCTGGAAGACTAAGGCGAGAACAGGGAATGCTTCCCCCTGGGGATATTCGTAACTGTTTAGCCGCCCTTGCTGATGAAGAAAAGCTACTCACTGAATTATTCCAATATCGGTTTAGTGCAGGAGAAGGGTTAACAGGACATAGTTTTGGCAATCTTTTTCTCTCAGCAATGAATAATGTAACGGGAGACTTAGAGCAAGCCATTTCTGCTAGTTCTAAAGTATTAGCGGTGCGCGGACAAGTTTTACCGGCCACCCTAGTTGATATGCGATTAGTTGCCGAAATGGAAGATGGGCAAATTATTGAAGGGGAATCACAAATTACAGAAGCAGGGGGCAAAATTCGTCATTTAGGGTGTTATCCTGAAAACCCACCAGCCCTACCAGCAGCAGTAAAAGCCATTGAAGAAGCGGATTTAATTTTAATTGGCCCCGGAAGCCTCTATACCAGTATTATTCCTAACTTACTAGTTCCCGAAATTCGTCAAGCCTTGCAACGCAGTCAAGCTC
This window of the Euhalothece natronophila Z-M001 genome carries:
- a CDS encoding gluconeogenesis factor YvcK family protein — translated: MANPLIKRLRRQFQKKKPAKSVKIGSRSRRLNRWFMWLAPGIFIKRWLFISILGVLLTSLGLAIWAQLTPIFFFIELISGFLETIATFVPSYISGPIALLLGLFLIFWGQSRTVGSISEVLNPDQDKELIDVLTTHRKLVKGPKIVAIGGGTGLSTLLRGIKTYSANISAIVTVADDGGSSGRLRREQGMLPPGDIRNCLAALADEEKLLTELFQYRFSAGEGLTGHSFGNLFLSAMNNVTGDLEQAISASSKVLAVRGQVLPATLVDMRLVAEMEDGQIIEGESQITEAGGKIRHLGCYPENPPALPAAVKAIEEADLILIGPGSLYTSIIPNLLVPEIRQALQRSQAPSLYICNIMTQPGETDDYTVSDHIRAIDQVSPHPLFKAVLAQSRSPNPTSLQRYAEELSHPVYVDREAIRSLKRRLVLANVMFEDPKIGHVRHDPYRLGKAIMRWYSRAQ
- a CDS encoding pentapeptide repeat-containing protein; the protein is MHPLFTNIISSSFLGNSFFRKSLTRIECRQTELEEATFQQAQLSDVDFTNSSLFGANFEGATLSKVNLTGVNLEGANLENTVWHGATFSNTSVANAVFSKAQGLTADQKRYLKENGALNVP
- a CDS encoding IS4 family transposase, encoding MLPKLYRNHLANRLTRAQLLSLEIWVWLLQVHKNVKIEKLAAYYPLPIKYESRRRRLQRFLVLPSLSMALIWFPIIKEIIKLIHPSNQPLYLALDRTQWQDKNLFVVAFIHQKRALPIYWQFLSKKGASNLKEQKALLKPILKLLRGYRLIILGDREFHSIELAKWLRREKVGFVLRQKKDRNIQVKGKDCQSLSCFDFQPGDSHFFPNIKVGKNGFGQFSVAVKWKKKYRGSVEKEPWYLLTNLPDLDSAIKAYQKRMGIEAMFKDCKIGGYNLEGSKASVKRLSNLVLLCAIAYTVSSLKGQSIRFKGQQEYLGRLRTVKQKMTKNSNFLIGLYGQTWIITQIFVKNWVEELMSLNRNKFPFYQKGLRAMELIQQGA
- a CDS encoding pentapeptide repeat-containing protein, with amino-acid sequence MHWLTIYGIINFVHLAPTIMTLITPEEVTHKIELRQSLAYAELSNINLEGTQLSGGQFFSAYLRTANLAKARCQGTDFSRAVLIRANLSQGSFNAANFSKASLIQANCEGAIFREALFLKAQLAGTNFTGVEGSCADFTEANLEEAKGQQINFTQANFQKANLVKTQFQESNFTQIILRQASCININWSGIILPDSNLQGTDFTGGKLEKLNFENSSLVTASFAKAQLRDLQEKRIPIRTNQQ
- a CDS encoding thioredoxin domain-containing protein; amino-acid sequence: MRAYSVFLSLIIFSFGIFNFWQTETESPSALKGFVTLQEMAEETISYEEALTNSKPTVVEFYADWCSTCRAIAPTLFKLHQQYPNVNFVMLNIDKPQASKPMKTYQVTGVPHLVFLSENQTVAETFTGKVPKPILKDVFLSLSRS
- a CDS encoding ISAzo13-like element transposase-related protein is translated as MKKIPETDAIFEQVATANQAADDDPTVLRISIDSKAKVKLGNLSRGGKDRRQAPPQADDHDTQWHTTLLPFGILNLRTDNLALYMSESPETSDFIVDCLEHWWKSNQGNFPEVNTLAINLDGGSATRSNRTQFIKRIVEFSRHYQLQIRLIYYPPYHSKYNPIERCWAALEQFWNGAILDSIDTALRWASKMSWKGSQPVVHHVTKLYQTGVKVDPESLADYRVDWYPSESLPKWSVTVGSF